AAAAGGCTCAAAGGATGCCAACTAGCCCTTTGAGCCGATTTTTTGCCGTATATAGCCTTACAGAAGGCAAAAATTTAATTTTAAAAAGTTTCCTTAATCACTTAATAAAAAAGGGAAATGAGGGGAAGTCATTTGTCACTTATCCCTACTTTCACCAAATCACTGAGCCGAATTCCTTCATAATAAAACTGCCGATTTACCCTTGAAGAAATAGTTCTCAAAGCCCAAAGAGTGGCTGCTCGAATTTGGGCGGCGAGGGGGAAAATTCCTTAGAATTTTTCGCCCATTACAGAATAGTTTCTGATAGTGTAAATCGAAATGTTCTACTTTCAATTTTCTATTTTTTAATTTTACTCATAAATATATTCTTCCTCTTCCACCTTTATGATATTATCCCAAATTGTTTTTCTAATTAAATTTCCTTCAATATCATAGGCTTTTTCAAGTCCTTTTTTACTTCCATTTTCCCATGATGATTCTTTAGATAAAACTCCATTTTCATAATAACTTTTTACTTCTCCATTTATTAACTGAGCCTTAACTTTATAATTGTGCTCGATTCTTCCACTTTTAAAGAAAACTTTTACTTGGCCATCTAAATTTTCATTTTCAAAAACAGTCTCTCTGTAAACCTCTCCTCCCGCGCTTTCAAAATATTCCTTTTCTATTCCATAGGGAATTTCCTCATTGGTTATAAACTCACTCATTAAACTTCCATCAAAATAATATCTTTTTAAGTGAAGACTATTGTCATCCCAAATGATTTCTTCTTTTAAAAATTTCTCTCCAGGATAATATTCCTTTTTAACTTTTTTCATTAAGATTTCCCCCTTTTATTTTTATTGTTTCTTAATAAAAGATTATACC
Above is a window of Cetobacterium ceti DNA encoding:
- a CDS encoding toxin-antitoxin system YwqK family antitoxin; this translates as MKKVKKEYYPGEKFLKEEIIWDDNSLHLKRYYFDGSLMSEFITNEEIPYGIEKEYFESAGGEVYRETVFENENLDGQVKVFFKSGRIEHNYKVKAQLINGEVKSYYENGVLSKESSWENGSKKGLEKAYDIEGNLIRKTIWDNIIKVEEEEYIYE